ACCATTCGCCCGCTCGCGTGCTCGTGGCAGCGCGTGGTGACGCATACGGAGCGCATCGAGCCGTCGCCTTCGTATCTGCATAGCCGCATCGACGCGTTCGGCAATGACGTGCTGTATTTCGCGCTCGATGCACCGCACGAACGTCTGCAAATGGTCAGCGAAACGACCGTGCAGCTCACGCCGCGCTGGCGCGATCTCGATCCCGACGCGACGCCCGAATGGGAAGAGGTGGCGGACTCGCTGCGGTTTCGCGCGGGCGGCGAGTGTCATCCGCAGGTCGAGTTCCGTTTCGCGTCGCCGAATGTCACGCTCAAGCCAACGTTACGCGACTACGCGCTGCGCAGCTTCCGCCCCGGCACACCGATCGTCGCGGGCGCGATCGATCTGATGCACCGCATTTACGCGGATTTCGACTACAAGCCGTCGGCGACGATGTTCGATACGCCCGCCGAACGTGCGTTCGATATGAAAAGCGGTGTCTGCCAGGACTTCGCACAGGTCATGATTGGCTGCCTGCGCGCGCTCGGCCTGCCCGCGCGCTATGTGAGCGGCTATCTACGCAACGATCCGCCGCCGGGACAGCCGCGCCTGATCGGCGCCGATGCGTCGCATGCCTGGGTGTCGGTGCATTGCCCGCAAAGCGGCTGGATCGACCTGGACCCGACCAACGACGTGCTCGCCGACATGGACCACGTGACGCTCGCGATCGGCCGCGACTACAGCGACGTCTCGCTGCTGCGCGGCATGATTCTTGGCGGCGGCGCGCATCGCGTCGAGGTCGCCGTCAGCGTGTTGGCGCTGTGAGCAACAATGAATTTCATCCGGCGCATCACAACGCGATTTGACAGCGTGCATACGCACATATAGACTTCCTTCTCATGAGCAAGCCTATTTCTCACGACGATTGCAACTGTTTCGCGCTGCGCCAGGCGGCGCGGTTCGTCACGCAGATCTACGAACGCCATCTGGGCCAGGTTGGCCTGACGGCGGCGCAATTCACGATCGTCGCGAAGCTCGCCCGCAAGCCGGGCCTGACCATGGTGGAACTGGCCGACACGATGGTGATGGAACGCACGACGCTCGTGCGCGCGCTGAAGCCGTTGCAGCGCGACGGCCTCGTGCTCAGCGAGCCGTCCGAGCATGATGGCCGTACCTATCAGTTCAGCCTGTCGAAAACGGGCAAGGAAACGTTCGAGCAGGCCGCCATCGCGTGGCGCGCCGCGCAGGACGAATTCGAAAGCAAGTTCGGTCGCAGCCGTGCCAAGGCGTTGCGCGCCGAGCTGTTCAATCTGACCTCGTAATCCGGTTGTTTTTTGCGCGTTGCATCGCGCGTTCGACGAAATCGATTCAATGGTGTGCATATGCACGTAGAAACTGACACTGAAGAAATACAGGTTTCGCCCAACGACGACTGCTTTGCGATCCGCCAGGCGGCGCGCTACGTGACGCAGCTATACGACCGTCATCTCGGTCAGGTGGGGCTGAAAACAACGCAGTTTTCGATTATG
The Paraburkholderia terrae genome window above contains:
- a CDS encoding MarR family winged helix-turn-helix transcriptional regulator, whose product is MSKPISHDDCNCFALRQAARFVTQIYERHLGQVGLTAAQFTIVAKLARKPGLTMVELADTMVMERTTLVRALKPLQRDGLVLSEPSEHDGRTYQFSLSKTGKETFEQAAIAWRAAQDEFESKFGRSRAKALRAELFNLTS
- a CDS encoding transglutaminase family protein, with the translated sequence MKDAQTLLSVSHRTTYHYSTLVETAQHLATIRPLACSWQRVVTHTERIEPSPSYLHSRIDAFGNDVLYFALDAPHERLQMVSETTVQLTPRWRDLDPDATPEWEEVADSLRFRAGGECHPQVEFRFASPNVTLKPTLRDYALRSFRPGTPIVAGAIDLMHRIYADFDYKPSATMFDTPAERAFDMKSGVCQDFAQVMIGCLRALGLPARYVSGYLRNDPPPGQPRLIGADASHAWVSVHCPQSGWIDLDPTNDVLADMDHVTLAIGRDYSDVSLLRGMILGGGAHRVEVAVSVLAL